In Desulfosediminicola ganghwensis, a single window of DNA contains:
- a CDS encoding MFS transporter has product MISLRPSLRANIYYLYLIKLSKWFMLIMPIVALYYSDNGLDEFDIYLLQAIYSISVAIMEIPSGYMGDVIGRKKSLILGAILGTLGFMLYAVSGTFSQFLVAEIILGLGGSFISGSDSALLYDSLKDSEEEHLYLRYEGRITALGNLAETLAAICGGLIAAFLSYRAVYGAQAIIAAIAIPASLMLVEPKRAILTDRPGLKQILTICHQSLFVNLKLCSTILLSSIIGTCTLCMAWTAQVYFVERGLNEVSITPIWVVLNLMVALVSAFAYKVRDTFGPKLVVISIVIYIPVGYILLGALPLAAGLFSLLLFYAVRGYATPLLKDLTNYYCASDIRATVLSIRSLIIRTGFSILGPLIGYGARHSSLSTTLVMTGLLLLILSIGACFFFFHQIPGGDPEKAHT; this is encoded by the coding sequence ATGATCAGCTTGCGTCCATCACTTAGAGCCAACATCTATTATCTTTATCTGATCAAACTTTCTAAATGGTTTATGCTGATCATGCCTATTGTCGCTCTCTACTACTCCGACAACGGTCTGGACGAATTCGACATCTACCTGCTGCAGGCGATCTACTCCATCAGCGTCGCAATAATGGAGATACCCTCAGGGTATATGGGCGATGTCATAGGCCGTAAGAAATCCCTCATCCTTGGAGCCATCCTCGGCACATTGGGGTTTATGCTCTATGCCGTCTCAGGAACATTCAGCCAGTTCCTGGTGGCTGAGATCATTCTGGGCCTTGGCGGCAGCTTTATCTCCGGCTCAGACTCAGCCCTGCTATATGATTCGTTAAAAGACTCCGAAGAAGAACATCTCTACCTGAGGTACGAAGGCAGGATCACCGCGCTAGGCAATTTAGCAGAGACACTGGCCGCCATCTGCGGTGGTTTGATTGCCGCTTTTCTCAGCTACCGTGCAGTATATGGCGCGCAGGCAATCATTGCAGCCATAGCCATTCCGGCCTCGCTGATGCTGGTTGAGCCGAAGCGAGCGATTTTAACAGATCGCCCCGGCTTAAAGCAGATTCTCACAATCTGCCACCAGTCACTGTTTGTAAACCTGAAACTTTGTTCAACTATTCTGCTCTCTTCAATTATCGGCACCTGCACCCTGTGCATGGCCTGGACTGCCCAGGTCTATTTCGTCGAAAGGGGTCTCAATGAAGTGAGCATTACCCCAATCTGGGTAGTTCTCAACCTTATGGTCGCCCTGGTTTCCGCCTTCGCCTACAAAGTTCGGGATACTTTTGGCCCAAAACTGGTCGTGATCTCCATAGTCATTTACATCCCTGTTGGCTATATCCTGCTTGGAGCCTTACCTCTCGCAGCTGGATTGTTTTCATTACTTCTATTTTATGCAGTACGCGGGTATGCAACGCCGCTGTTGAAAGATCTCACCAACTATTACTGTGCATCGGATATACGTGCGACGGTGCTTTCCATACGCAGCCTGATCATACGCACCGGTTTCAGCATACTCGGTCCATTAATCGGCTATGGGGCACGCCACTCAAGCCTTTCCACTACCCTTGTTATGACGGGCCTGTTACTCCTCATATTGTCCATTGGCGCCTGCTTCTTTTTCTTTCACCAGATACCGGGAGGAGATCCGGAAAAAGCACACACGTAA
- a CDS encoding response regulator, with amino-acid sequence MATEHPIDSPTKTALACTTKCHILVVDDEPINQQIMGAMLNRFGCTVKNAANGQLALAAASSENFDLIFMDIQMPVMDGIEATRQLRTNRAYAKNAVTPIVALSAYAIAGDNSRWLDAGMNDHLAKPVTLDSLQHILEVHLKK; translated from the coding sequence ATGGCAACAGAACATCCCATAGACAGCCCTACAAAAACCGCATTGGCATGCACCACTAAATGTCACATTCTGGTTGTTGATGATGAACCTATTAATCAGCAGATCATGGGGGCTATGCTGAATCGATTTGGCTGCACTGTTAAAAATGCAGCCAATGGGCAGCTTGCTCTGGCCGCTGCTTCATCGGAAAATTTCGATCTCATCTTTATGGACATCCAGATGCCGGTGATGGATGGAATTGAAGCCACCCGGCAATTACGTACCAACAGGGCGTACGCCAAAAATGCCGTTACCCCGATTGTTGCCCTCAGTGCCTATGCCATAGCTGGTGATAATTCAAGATGGCTTGATGCCGGAATGAATGACCACCTGGCAAAACCAGTTACCCTTGATTCTCTCCAGCACATTCTCGAAGTGCACCTCAAAAAATAA